A window from Salinigranum halophilum encodes these proteins:
- a CDS encoding DUF5802 family protein, whose translation MFEQFSSGYYLGRLYVEPHDGDHAVIHRDDHVRVNEHLYTTGEGVERTDAPLVMKLESGGHFPVLGDETVPTGTLAVPEPLAPGDLPDRREVLLAKADRAAELLRYAGWSPAEGR comes from the coding sequence ATGTTCGAACAGTTCTCAAGCGGATACTACCTCGGACGACTGTACGTCGAACCCCACGACGGCGACCACGCCGTCATCCACCGTGACGACCACGTCCGGGTGAACGAACACCTCTACACCACGGGCGAGGGAGTCGAGCGCACGGACGCCCCGCTGGTGATGAAACTGGAGAGCGGCGGTCACTTCCCCGTTCTCGGCGACGAGACCGTCCCGACGGGGACACTCGCGGTCCCCGAACCGCTCGCCCCCGGTGACCTCCCCGACCGGCGAGAGGTCCTGCTCGCCAAGGCCGACCGGGCCGCCGAGCTACTCCGATACGCCGGCTGGTCCCCGGCCGAGGGTCGCTGA
- a CDS encoding Vms1/Ankzf1 family peptidyl-tRNA hydrolase has product MLDELLGRAELKERIADLEAEVGHLEARYEAESDRRAEAVRARQEAEERVNRLEDRIADLEGRLEAVDDDDEVSFRGRETLAGERLHSVLARLRSLETDAEGALTAFVAPDSLPDVVADAVGDGAPLVRRAAPCLVCVDDAGLVAVTLAPPAPPDPFATWSDGFELDDGWFLPRTGDVLALVRSDLFVVGQYGSDRDGEWSVVDTIESDVKSTHSKGGFSQGRFERRRDAQVDEHVDQSLDALDALAPAPGRLVVVGEKTVLGAFEARADYVARVDATGDPRAAFEAAVDDFFTTRLSLL; this is encoded by the coding sequence ATGCTCGACGAGTTGCTCGGTCGCGCCGAGTTGAAAGAGCGTATCGCCGACCTCGAAGCGGAGGTCGGCCACCTCGAAGCCCGGTACGAGGCCGAATCCGACCGCCGAGCGGAGGCGGTCCGGGCGCGACAGGAAGCCGAAGAGCGCGTCAACCGCCTCGAGGACCGCATCGCCGACCTCGAGGGGCGACTGGAGGCGGTCGACGACGACGACGAGGTGTCCTTCCGCGGTCGTGAGACGCTCGCCGGCGAGCGCCTCCACTCGGTCCTCGCCCGCCTCCGTTCGCTGGAGACCGACGCGGAGGGAGCGCTCACGGCCTTCGTCGCCCCCGACTCGCTTCCCGACGTCGTCGCGGACGCCGTCGGCGACGGCGCGCCGCTCGTGCGCCGCGCCGCCCCGTGTCTCGTCTGCGTCGACGACGCCGGCCTCGTCGCTGTCACGCTCGCCCCGCCGGCACCGCCCGACCCGTTCGCGACGTGGAGCGACGGCTTCGAACTCGACGACGGGTGGTTCCTCCCACGGACCGGCGACGTACTCGCGCTCGTCCGTTCGGACCTGTTCGTCGTCGGGCAGTACGGGAGTGACCGCGACGGGGAGTGGTCCGTCGTCGACACTATCGAGAGCGACGTCAAGAGCACTCACTCGAAGGGCGGCTTCTCGCAGGGACGCTTCGAGCGCCGTCGCGACGCGCAGGTCGACGAACACGTCGACCAGTCGCTCGACGCGCTCGATGCGCTCGCCCCCGCTCCCGGTCGACTCGTCGTCGTCGGCGAGAAGACCGTCCTCGGTGCCTTCGAAGCGCGAGCGGACTACGTCGCGCGGGTCGACGCCACCGGCGACCCCCGAGCGGCGTTCGAAGCCGCCGTCGACGACTTCTTTACGACACGGCTGTCGCTGTTGTGA
- a CDS encoding DUF1611 domain-containing protein: MNARPTRVAVLAHDLFPHRAKTATGVIRYADYDVAAVVDRANPGSRASDHLSLAADRDAPVVESMEAALAVDEEIDALVIGIAPIGGGFDESWRPDVEHALEQGVDVIAGLHYFLAEDDAFATLADEHGATIYDVRKPHPDLTVAEGRADEVDADVVLTVGTDCSVGKMTVSLELTRAAQERGVDAAFIPTGQTGIMIAGWGNPIDRVVSDFTAGAVEEMILEKGDEHDVLFVEGQGSIVHPAYSAVTCGILHGSMPDAMVLCHVAGRDAIHGYEDTAIPDPETYVDLYEDLAAPVHRGEVVAGAVNTASLDSDEEARAALEAFGSSIDGPATDPIRFDADEVLDAVLGDDEP; the protein is encoded by the coding sequence ATGAACGCCAGACCCACCCGAGTCGCGGTCCTCGCGCACGACCTCTTTCCGCATCGTGCGAAGACGGCGACCGGCGTCATCCGTTACGCCGACTACGACGTCGCCGCCGTCGTCGACCGCGCCAACCCCGGCAGCCGAGCCAGTGACCACCTCTCGCTCGCTGCCGACCGCGACGCGCCCGTCGTCGAGTCGATGGAGGCGGCGCTCGCCGTGGACGAGGAGATCGACGCGCTCGTCATCGGTATCGCTCCCATCGGCGGCGGCTTCGACGAGTCCTGGCGGCCGGACGTCGAACACGCCCTCGAACAGGGAGTCGACGTTATCGCCGGCCTCCACTACTTCCTCGCCGAGGACGACGCGTTCGCGACACTGGCCGACGAACACGGCGCGACCATCTACGACGTCCGCAAGCCACACCCCGACCTCACCGTCGCGGAGGGGCGGGCGGACGAGGTCGACGCCGACGTCGTCCTCACGGTCGGGACGGACTGCTCTGTCGGCAAGATGACCGTCTCGCTCGAACTCACCCGCGCGGCACAGGAACGCGGTGTCGACGCCGCGTTCATCCCGACGGGACAGACCGGCATCATGATCGCCGGGTGGGGTAACCCCATCGACCGGGTCGTGAGCGACTTCACCGCGGGTGCCGTCGAGGAGATGATTCTCGAGAAGGGCGACGAGCACGACGTGCTGTTCGTCGAGGGGCAGGGGAGCATCGTCCACCCCGCCTACTCCGCCGTCACCTGCGGTATCCTCCACGGGTCGATGCCCGACGCGATGGTGCTGTGTCACGTCGCTGGCCGCGACGCCATCCACGGCTACGAGGACACTGCGATTCCCGACCCGGAGACCTACGTCGACCTCTACGAGGACCTCGCCGCGCCCGTCCACCGCGGCGAGGTCGTCGCCGGCGCGGTCAACACCGCCTCGCTCGACTCGGACGAGGAGGCCCGCGCGGCACTCGAGGCGTTCGGGTCGAGCATCGACGGCCCCGCCACGGACCCCATCCGCTTCGACGCGGACGAGGTGCTCGATGCCGTTCTGGGTGACGACGAACCATGA
- a CDS encoding dipeptide epimerase produces MISGEFERVSLPLADAFTISRGTQEEAENVVVRLTDEGGMTGHGAAAPSPHYGETVETVEAVLPALLEEVESVGDPHAIARIERRIEARVRKNPAARAAVSIALHDLAAKRLGVPLYRLWGLDADECPPTSFTIGLDSTERVREKTEAAVEAGYPVLKLKLGTDRDEELLDAVREAAPDATLRVDANEAWTPREAVEKSHLLADHDVEFVEQPVPAEHPDGLRYVYERSQVPVAVDESVETLADVPQVADSCDIVNLKLMKCGGLVEARRMIHAARAHGLEVMLGCMVETNAAIAAACHLAPLLDYADLDGALLLDEDVYDGLDLSDGEIRLPDDRSGTGASPI; encoded by the coding sequence ATGATCTCGGGCGAGTTCGAGCGGGTCTCGCTCCCGCTCGCGGACGCCTTCACCATCTCCCGAGGGACACAGGAGGAAGCCGAAAACGTCGTCGTCCGCCTCACCGACGAGGGCGGGATGACGGGTCACGGCGCGGCCGCGCCCTCCCCACACTACGGCGAGACCGTCGAGACCGTCGAGGCCGTCCTCCCGGCGCTCCTCGAGGAGGTCGAATCCGTCGGCGACCCACACGCCATCGCGCGCATCGAGCGCCGAATAGAAGCGCGGGTCCGGAAGAACCCGGCCGCCCGCGCGGCCGTCTCCATCGCCCTGCACGACCTCGCGGCGAAGCGACTCGGGGTGCCGCTCTACCGGCTGTGGGGCCTCGACGCCGACGAGTGTCCGCCCACGTCGTTCACTATCGGGCTCGATTCCACGGAGCGAGTGCGCGAGAAGACCGAAGCGGCCGTCGAGGCGGGCTATCCGGTCTTGAAGCTCAAACTCGGGACGGACCGGGACGAAGAGTTGCTCGACGCCGTCCGCGAGGCCGCCCCCGACGCGACGCTCCGCGTCGACGCCAACGAGGCGTGGACGCCCCGCGAGGCGGTCGAGAAGTCCCACCTCCTCGCCGACCACGACGTCGAGTTCGTCGAACAGCCGGTCCCCGCAGAACACCCCGACGGACTCCGGTACGTCTACGAGCGCTCGCAGGTGCCGGTCGCCGTCGACGAGTCGGTCGAAACACTCGCCGACGTCCCGCAGGTCGCAGACTCCTGTGACATCGTGAACCTGAAGCTGATGAAGTGCGGCGGGCTCGTCGAGGCCCGACGGATGATACACGCGGCGCGCGCCCACGGCCTGGAAGTGATGCTCGGCTGTATGGTCGAGACGAACGCCGCCATCGCCGCGGCCTGCCATCTCGCGCCGCTGCTCGACTACGCCGACCTCGACGGGGCGCTCCTGCTCGACGAGGACGTCTACGACGGCCTCGACCTCTCCGACGGCGAGATTCGGCTCCCCGACGACCGGAGCGGGACGGGTGCGAGCCCCATCTGA
- a CDS encoding TIGR04024 family LLM class F420-dependent oxidoreductase — MKRETAASLAVHLPVAAQSSLDRLVDLGVRAERLGYGRVWLPETWGRDAVTTLAVLAERTERIGLGSSLFTVYSRSPALVGQTAATLQEAAGGRFRVGLGPSGPAVVEQWHGVDFERPLRRTREYVDIVRQVLSGERVSYDGDCFELDGFRLRCDPPETPPPVDVGGMGPKAVELAGRFADGWHAIMCSPDGLRSRFADLERGASLGGRAVDDVHTTLVLPCAVSERAEHARRLVTTHVAFYVGGMGTFYRDALERQGYPAASAHAAWQDGDRDAARDVVETFVDDLAVSGTPDDAQAALARFRAVDGLDEVAIAFPRGATADDIETTMRVLSPESSGRNHRT, encoded by the coding sequence ATGAAGCGCGAGACGGCGGCGTCCCTCGCGGTCCACCTCCCGGTCGCCGCACAGTCGTCGCTCGACAGACTCGTCGACCTGGGGGTTCGTGCGGAACGACTCGGCTACGGACGCGTCTGGCTCCCCGAGACGTGGGGGCGAGACGCGGTGACGACACTCGCCGTACTGGCCGAGCGAACAGAGCGTATCGGGCTCGGGTCCAGCCTGTTCACCGTCTACTCGCGGTCGCCGGCGCTCGTCGGACAGACTGCGGCCACCCTTCAGGAGGCCGCTGGCGGGCGGTTCCGCGTCGGCCTCGGGCCGAGCGGTCCGGCGGTCGTCGAACAGTGGCACGGCGTCGACTTCGAACGGCCCCTGCGCCGGACCCGCGAGTACGTCGACATCGTTCGGCAGGTCCTCTCGGGCGAGCGGGTGAGCTACGACGGCGACTGTTTCGAACTCGACGGGTTTCGGCTCCGGTGTGACCCGCCAGAGACGCCGCCGCCGGTCGACGTGGGTGGGATGGGCCCGAAGGCGGTCGAACTCGCGGGGCGGTTCGCCGACGGCTGGCACGCGATCATGTGTTCACCCGACGGACTCCGCAGTCGGTTCGCCGACCTCGAGCGGGGCGCGTCGCTCGGCGGGCGGGCGGTCGACGACGTGCACACGACGCTCGTCCTCCCCTGTGCGGTGAGCGAGCGAGCAGAACACGCCCGGCGTCTCGTCACCACCCACGTCGCGTTCTACGTCGGCGGGATGGGCACGTTCTACCGGGACGCACTCGAACGTCAGGGCTACCCGGCCGCGAGCGCACACGCGGCGTGGCAGGACGGCGACCGCGACGCGGCGCGCGACGTGGTCGAGACGTTCGTCGACGACCTCGCCGTATCGGGGACACCCGACGACGCGCAGGCGGCACTGGCGAGGTTCCGGGCCGTCGACGGCCTCGACGAGGTGGCCATCGCGTTCCCGCGTGGCGCGACCGCGGACGACATCGAGACGACGATGCGGGTGCTGTCCCCCGAATCGAGTGGGCGTAACCACAGGACGTGA
- a CDS encoding PspA/IM30 family protein, which produces MGILSRASYVIRSKLNAVLNRAEDPSETLDYSYEKMRDELQQVKQGIADLTTQKKRLEIQKRRLEENVEKHNEQAREAVRQDREDLARQALEKKQSKMEQIEQLETQIADLQGTQDDLVEKKDKLQSRIEEFRTKKETMKARYEAAEASSRVSEAMTGAGDEMEDVSRAIERAEERTDEMEARAAAMDELEDTGAFDSALSDKDSIDRELEAGRASSEVDTELETLKAELGKSTAEADVEAEPEGESEADAEADVETDDPAVEAELEELKNEEDN; this is translated from the coding sequence ATGGGAATCCTCTCACGCGCGTCGTACGTCATCCGGTCGAAGCTCAACGCCGTCCTCAACCGGGCCGAAGACCCCTCCGAGACGCTGGACTACTCCTACGAGAAGATGCGAGACGAACTCCAGCAGGTCAAACAGGGAATCGCGGACCTGACGACACAGAAGAAACGACTGGAGATACAGAAGCGCCGGCTGGAGGAGAACGTCGAGAAGCACAACGAGCAGGCACGCGAGGCCGTGCGCCAGGACAGAGAAGACCTCGCGCGGCAGGCGCTGGAGAAGAAGCAGTCGAAGATGGAGCAGATCGAGCAGCTGGAGACGCAGATCGCCGATCTGCAGGGGACACAGGACGACCTCGTCGAGAAGAAGGACAAACTCCAGTCGCGCATCGAGGAGTTCCGCACGAAGAAGGAGACGATGAAGGCCCGCTACGAGGCCGCCGAGGCCTCGTCGCGAGTGTCCGAGGCGATGACCGGTGCGGGCGACGAGATGGAAGACGTCTCGCGGGCCATCGAACGCGCGGAGGAGCGGACGGACGAGATGGAAGCACGCGCGGCGGCGATGGACGAACTCGAGGACACCGGCGCGTTCGACAGCGCGCTCTCGGACAAGGACTCCATCGACCGCGAACTCGAAGCCGGTCGCGCCTCCAGCGAGGTCGACACCGAACTGGAGACGCTGAAGGCGGAACTCGGGAAGTCCACCGCCGAGGCCGACGTCGAGGCCGAACCCGAAGGAGAGAGCGAAGCCGACGCCGAGGCCGACGTCGAGACCGACGACCCGGCCGTCGAGGCGGAGCTGGAGGAACTGAAGAACGAGGAAGACAACTGA
- a CDS encoding alpha/beta hydrolase, protein MEVLVHGGRDVRATLDGDVGDACVVACPPHPQHRGSRSDERLRAVSRALVDAGVDCLRIDYGPWAEGVGEVTDAINAVSHAHDELGYGRVGLFGYSFGGAVSLLAATECAADVRAVSVVAPADRLSSELDAVAAVKTLSIPLQVVAGRRDTTVEWERVAAAAREQGGDVVELPADHFFVGQAGTVADRVGPFLVDALG, encoded by the coding sequence ATGGAGGTCCTCGTGCACGGTGGGAGGGACGTGCGTGCGACGCTCGACGGCGACGTGGGCGACGCCTGCGTCGTCGCCTGCCCACCCCACCCCCAGCACCGCGGTTCGCGAAGCGACGAGCGGCTCCGAGCCGTCTCCCGCGCCCTCGTCGACGCCGGCGTCGACTGTCTCCGCATCGACTACGGCCCGTGGGCCGAGGGCGTCGGCGAGGTCACCGACGCCATCAACGCCGTCTCTCACGCCCACGACGAACTGGGCTACGGTCGCGTGGGCCTGTTCGGATACAGCTTCGGTGGAGCCGTCTCACTGCTCGCGGCCACCGAGTGCGCGGCCGACGTGCGGGCGGTGAGCGTCGTCGCGCCCGCGGACCGCCTCTCCTCGGAACTGGACGCCGTCGCCGCCGTGAAGACGCTCTCGATTCCGCTGCAGGTCGTCGCCGGGCGTCGCGACACGACCGTCGAGTGGGAGCGGGTGGCCGCGGCCGCTCGCGAACAGGGTGGTGACGTGGTCGAACTCCCGGCCGACCACTTCTTCGTCGGGCAGGCGGGCACAGTCGCCGACCGGGTCGGGCCGTTTCTGGTGGACGCACTCGGCTGA
- a CDS encoding transcription factor S, protein MQFCDDCGSMMVSQGGEMVCTDDDCGGTSEQDDDLAAQYTSTEAQSDSEVIETSEEANFEGKPTAKDVTCDDCGHGAAWYTIKQTGAADEPPTRFFKCKECGYRWREYN, encoded by the coding sequence ATGCAGTTCTGCGACGACTGCGGTTCGATGATGGTCTCACAAGGCGGCGAGATGGTCTGTACCGACGACGACTGCGGCGGGACGTCGGAGCAGGACGACGACCTCGCCGCCCAGTACACCTCGACCGAGGCACAGAGCGATTCGGAGGTCATCGAGACGAGCGAGGAGGCGAACTTCGAGGGGAAACCCACCGCGAAGGACGTCACCTGTGACGACTGCGGCCACGGCGCGGCGTGGTACACCATCAAGCAGACCGGCGCGGCGGACGAACCGCCGACGCGCTTCTTCAAGTGCAAGGAGTGCGGGTACCGCTGGCGCGAGTACAACTGA
- a CDS encoding RAD55 family ATPase, whose translation MDSVPFGVSRLDSLIGGGAPSGSVVLLASESGAGGREFLYTSTIINAIAGVDDDLFELHYGSLKETAATPPEVHYVSFTTDEAYLTRQMNFTMDDELVERATEHIEFADFSREYFHPSPVPREWYLGEASALRDLGAGGKHDDVLEAFGTYLSDHAAGNLVVVDSVTDLVAAEADQLSWNEIALLVKGLNKASHRWGGLILLLVNRETLDDAELGLLKDATSGTFLFEWEAGGSKRARTMVVQEFRGVLSQLEDENIVQFETEIHDGGFDISDVRKIR comes from the coding sequence ATGGACAGCGTCCCGTTCGGCGTCTCTCGGCTCGACTCGCTCATCGGCGGCGGGGCCCCCTCGGGGTCGGTGGTGCTCCTCGCGAGCGAGTCGGGTGCCGGGGGGCGAGAGTTCCTCTACACCAGCACGATCATCAACGCCATCGCCGGGGTCGACGATGACCTCTTCGAACTTCACTACGGCTCCCTGAAAGAGACGGCAGCGACTCCCCCGGAGGTACACTACGTCTCGTTCACCACCGACGAGGCGTACCTCACGCGGCAGATGAACTTCACGATGGACGACGAACTGGTCGAACGCGCCACGGAGCACATCGAGTTCGCCGACTTCTCCCGGGAGTACTTCCATCCGAGCCCCGTCCCCCGCGAGTGGTATCTCGGCGAGGCGAGCGCGCTCCGTGACCTCGGAGCGGGCGGGAAACACGACGACGTCCTCGAGGCGTTCGGGACCTACCTCTCCGACCACGCCGCGGGCAACCTCGTCGTCGTCGATTCGGTCACAGACCTGGTCGCAGCCGAGGCGGACCAGTTGTCGTGGAACGAAATCGCGCTCCTCGTGAAGGGACTGAACAAGGCCTCCCACCGGTGGGGTGGGCTCATCCTCCTGCTGGTGAACCGCGAGACGCTCGACGACGCCGAACTCGGCCTGTTGAAGGACGCGACGAGCGGGACGTTCCTCTTCGAGTGGGAGGCCGGCGGCTCGAAACGCGCGCGGACGATGGTCGTCCAGGAGTTCCGCGGCGTCCTCTCGCAACTCGAAGACGAGAACATCGTCCAGTTCGAGACCGAGATTCACGACGGCGGGTTCGACATCAGCGACGTTCGTAAGATTCGATAA
- a CDS encoding beta-ribofuranosylaminobenzene 5'-phosphate synthase family protein, with protein sequence MDVRVSTGGRLHFGFTNLSLSHERLYGGLGVALSEPRTVVSAAPAEGVDCDDPDAHEYARRAVSLLDVPGARVRVDRRLPRHIGIGSGTQLALSTLSAVARAHGVEPSVRRFAPELGRGGRSGVGVATFERGGFVVDAGHPTARFTTARPADGDWTVPPVAAAHSLPDHWRFLLVFPDLDSGRSGEAEDASMRAVVERADPTLSNRIAGVLTRQVLPAVATGNAEHFGSAVEEVGRLNGAWYADEQGGTYRPPVGQLVATLSETASVFGAGQSSWGPAVYGVTDEANAERAHEAGERALDAAGVDGRVRVVRGRNRGAVVESLENHE encoded by the coding sequence ATGGACGTGCGGGTCTCGACCGGCGGCCGACTCCACTTCGGTTTCACCAACCTGAGCCTGTCGCACGAGCGACTCTACGGCGGGCTCGGGGTGGCGCTCAGTGAGCCACGAACGGTGGTGTCGGCCGCTCCCGCCGAGGGCGTCGACTGCGACGACCCCGACGCACACGAGTACGCCCGGCGAGCGGTCTCGTTGCTCGACGTTCCCGGGGCTCGCGTGCGCGTCGACCGTCGTCTCCCCCGACACATCGGCATCGGGAGCGGCACGCAACTGGCGCTCTCGACGCTCTCGGCTGTCGCGCGAGCACACGGCGTCGAGCCGTCAGTCAGGCGGTTCGCGCCGGAACTGGGTCGTGGGGGACGCTCGGGTGTCGGGGTGGCGACGTTCGAGCGGGGTGGGTTCGTCGTCGACGCGGGGCACCCGACGGCGCGGTTCACGACCGCGCGCCCGGCCGACGGCGACTGGACGGTCCCGCCGGTGGCGGCGGCGCACTCGCTCCCCGACCACTGGCGATTCCTGCTCGTCTTCCCCGACCTGGATTCGGGGCGGAGCGGCGAGGCCGAGGACGCGAGCATGCGCGCCGTCGTCGAGCGGGCCGACCCGACGCTGTCGAACCGCATCGCCGGCGTCCTGACCCGACAGGTGCTCCCCGCGGTCGCGACGGGGAACGCGGAACACTTCGGGTCGGCCGTCGAGGAGGTGGGGCGGCTGAACGGCGCGTGGTACGCCGACGAACAGGGCGGGACGTATCGGCCGCCGGTCGGACAGTTGGTCGCGACGCTCTCGGAGACGGCGAGCGTGTTCGGTGCCGGGCAGTCCTCGTGGGGGCCGGCGGTGTACGGCGTCACGGACGAGGCGAACGCCGAGCGGGCACACGAGGCGGGGGAACGAGCCCTCGACGCGGCGGGCGTGGACGGACGGGTCCGAGTGGTTCGGGGACGGAACCGGGGTGCCGTGGTCGAGTCCCTCGAGAATCACGAGTGA
- a CDS encoding cupin domain-containing protein: protein MTLNRLDLDDLSPEAGEVQTAELVVTDDVLVKAFALGPDATLEPHEHGDSTNVFHVLKGEVTVIQGDDEERVSAPGVVLHERGVSHGARNDGDDVVVFTASLCPLPGSG, encoded by the coding sequence GTGACACTCAACAGACTCGACCTCGACGACCTCTCGCCCGAGGCGGGCGAGGTCCAGACCGCAGAGCTCGTGGTGACCGACGACGTGCTCGTGAAGGCGTTCGCGCTGGGGCCCGACGCGACGCTGGAGCCACACGAACACGGCGACAGCACGAACGTGTTTCACGTCCTGAAGGGGGAGGTGACGGTCATCCAGGGCGACGACGAAGAGCGCGTGTCGGCACCGGGCGTCGTCCTCCACGAGCGCGGCGTCTCACACGGCGCGCGCAACGACGGCGACGACGTGGTCGTGTTCACCGCGAGTCTCTGTCCGCTCCCGGGGAGCGGCTAG
- a CDS encoding universal stress protein: protein MTLLVPFDDSPLSRAALKRASEFAAFMDTEVVALTVIPDSTDYAAERGWLTEQTPSDIEAIAARLETKAHEIAPNARFRHEPLDGEDDPVATTTLDVVRKIRQVAHEEDVEILFVGSENAGRVASPLSSVGNPLSEDAAYDIHIVRHAD, encoded by the coding sequence ATGACACTTCTCGTTCCGTTCGACGACTCACCGCTCTCGCGTGCGGCACTGAAGCGCGCGAGCGAGTTCGCGGCGTTCATGGACACCGAGGTCGTCGCGCTGACGGTCATCCCCGACAGTACCGACTACGCGGCCGAGCGCGGCTGGCTCACGGAGCAGACGCCGTCGGACATCGAGGCCATCGCCGCCCGACTCGAGACGAAGGCCCACGAGATCGCCCCGAACGCGCGGTTCCGTCACGAACCACTCGACGGCGAGGACGACCCCGTGGCGACGACGACGCTCGACGTCGTCCGGAAGATCCGCCAGGTCGCCCACGAGGAGGACGTCGAGATACTCTTCGTCGGCAGCGAGAACGCCGGTCGGGTGGCGAGCCCCCTCTCGAGCGTCGGGAACCCACTCTCGGAGGACGCGGCGTACGACATCCACATCGTCCGCCACGCCGACTAG
- a CDS encoding DUF7126 family protein yields the protein MSLRVVLAGADDGDVAAALDDAGADVRRVDGIATRKSLAAAGIETADVFLLTDMDDATAISVAKDTNADVRVVTYATDSLPEFARAQADLALDPALFSPALVAEELVGE from the coding sequence ATGAGCCTGCGCGTAGTCCTCGCGGGCGCGGACGACGGTGACGTGGCTGCGGCGCTCGACGACGCCGGGGCCGACGTGCGGCGGGTCGACGGCATCGCCACCCGGAAGTCGCTCGCGGCGGCGGGAATCGAGACGGCCGACGTGTTCCTCCTCACGGATATGGACGACGCGACGGCCATCTCGGTCGCGAAGGACACGAACGCCGACGTGCGCGTGGTGACGTACGCCACCGACTCGCTCCCGGAGTTCGCCCGCGCGCAGGCCGACCTGGCGCTCGACCCCGCGCTGTTCAGCCCGGCACTCGTCGCCGAAGAGCTAGTCGGCGAGTAA
- the guaA gene encoding glutamine-hydrolyzing GMP synthase — translation MVDTESFIEEAVAEIEAAVGDGHAIIALSGGVDSSVAATLAYEALGDDLTPVYVDTGLMRKGETDQIRETFSFMESLEIVEAQERFLDALSGVTDPEEKRHVIGEQFIREFETMARESDADYLVQGTIYPDRIESEGNIKSHHNVGGLPEVVDFEGIVEPVRDLYKDEVRDVARDLGLEEIISERMPFPGPGLAVRVIGEITAEKLEVARESCHIVEEEVEAHEPWQAFAAVIGKATGVKGDNRVHGWVVSVRSVESRDGMTARAQDLPWETLQRIQSRITGTLPNVARVVYDVTHKPPATIEYE, via the coding sequence ATGGTCGACACCGAGTCGTTCATCGAGGAGGCGGTCGCCGAGATCGAAGCGGCAGTGGGCGACGGTCACGCCATCATCGCCCTCTCGGGCGGGGTCGACTCCTCCGTCGCCGCGACGTTGGCGTACGAGGCGCTCGGCGACGACCTCACGCCCGTGTACGTCGACACCGGCCTGATGCGGAAGGGCGAAACCGACCAGATTCGAGAGACGTTCTCGTTCATGGAATCGCTCGAAATCGTCGAGGCACAGGAGCGGTTCCTCGACGCGCTCTCGGGCGTCACTGACCCCGAGGAGAAGCGCCACGTCATCGGCGAGCAGTTCATCCGCGAGTTCGAGACGATGGCGAGAGAGAGCGACGCCGACTACCTCGTCCAGGGGACCATCTACCCCGACCGCATCGAGTCGGAGGGGAACATCAAGTCCCACCACAACGTCGGCGGCCTCCCTGAAGTGGTAGACTTCGAGGGCATCGTCGAACCCGTTCGCGACCTCTACAAGGACGAGGTGCGCGACGTGGCCCGCGACCTCGGCCTGGAGGAGATCATCTCCGAGCGGATGCCGTTCCCCGGCCCGGGACTCGCCGTCCGGGTCATCGGCGAAATCACGGCGGAGAAACTCGAGGTGGCCCGCGAGTCGTGTCACATCGTCGAGGAGGAGGTCGAAGCCCACGAGCCGTGGCAGGCGTTCGCGGCCGTCATCGGCAAGGCCACGGGCGTGAAGGGTGACAACCGCGTCCACGGCTGGGTCGTCTCCGTGCGCTCGGTCGAGTCACGCGACGGGATGACCGCGCGGGCACAGGACCTCCCGTGGGAGACGCTCCAGCGCATCCAGTCGCGGATTACCGGAACGCTCCCCAACGTCGCCCGCGTCGTCTACGACGTCACGCACAAACCGCCCGCGACCATCGAGTACGAATGA